The following coding sequences lie in one Deltaproteobacteria bacterium genomic window:
- a CDS encoding thymidine kinase, whose product MAKLYFRHGAMESAKTMNLLAVAHNYRKQGKQVLLLKPALDDRYGQARIASRTGMEAPADLLVADDTVFELDRFRGIDCVLVDEAQFMSPAIIDQLRVLSLALDIPVICYGLRTDFRTRAFPGALRLLELADSIEEVKVTCQFCGRKAVFNLRSADGKAVVEGEQIVLGDIEYAPVCGKHYFARVGAEGLRRLGMTLPRGYDDPPR is encoded by the coding sequence ATGGCCAAGCTGTACTTCCGCCACGGCGCGATGGAGAGCGCCAAGACCATGAACCTGCTGGCGGTGGCGCACAACTACCGCAAGCAGGGCAAGCAGGTGCTGCTGCTCAAGCCCGCACTCGACGATCGCTACGGCCAGGCACGCATCGCCTCGCGCACCGGCATGGAGGCGCCGGCGGATCTGCTGGTGGCCGACGACACCGTGTTCGAGCTCGACCGCTTCCGCGGCATCGACTGCGTGCTCGTCGACGAGGCGCAGTTCATGTCGCCGGCGATCATCGATCAGCTGCGGGTACTCTCGCTCGCGCTCGACATCCCGGTGATCTGCTACGGCCTGCGCACCGACTTCCGCACGCGTGCGTTCCCGGGTGCCCTGCGACTGCTGGAGCTCGCCGACAGCATCGAAGAGGTCAAGGTCACCTGCCAGTTCTGCGGCCGCAAGGCCGTCTTCAACCTCCGCAGCGCCGACGGCAAGGCGGTGGTCGAGGGCGAGCAGATCGTGCTGGGCGACATCGAGTACGCGCCGGTGTGCGGCAAGCACTACTTCGCTCGCGTGGGTGCCGAGGGGCTGCGGCGGCTGGGCATGACGCTGCCGCGCGGCTACGACGACCCGCCGCGCTGA